The following nucleotide sequence is from Salvia splendens isolate huo1 chromosome 2, SspV2, whole genome shotgun sequence.
AACAATAACTTGTTGATAATAATCTGCAGATATTTGTAGGAAAAATATCTAGTAATCTGGTGTTAAAACATATTCCGAGCTGCAAACATAACATCAAATTTTTGACTATACTAATGAAAATGCTATTCCTGGACTTCAGTTGCAAACAGTGTCAGCAATTTCTTTCTATCACGTTGTTTTATCAATGCAAAATTCAGAAAGCTAAACAGAAGATACATCAAACACCACAAAAAAACATGTTTTGTGGCACTAATAGAGATACTATCACAAAGAAGCTAAAGATGCAACCTCAAAAGCTCGACCGACATCCAAGCAAAGAAAAGAAGCATTATATGATGGAAAGCACTGGCATAGTACAATTCAAATTTAAACCAGTTTCAAAACAAATGCAGAGCATAAACATGGAAGGAGATCCAAATGCTCAGACATATTAACAAATCACCCAACAATAACTACTGATCTACTATTGAGTGTAATCACCATCCAAAGGAATAGAAAACTGATCCTCTAGCCATTTACAGAGAAAAACCACTAACCTGCTAGTGCTTGCTAACTATGTCTCCATATATATTATTGCTGAACCCAAACCCTCACCGTCTTGTCCTTCTCAAGTCCCGCAGATATAATCATATTCACTGTGGGGTGACATGCTACAGAAATAACAGTATCTGTATGGCCTTCGAGTTTCTGGAGCATTTTCCCCTGTAAATTCCATAAGTATACACACTTATCCTCGGAGCCACTGACAATTAACTTTTCGCTGTCGCTGCTGACAGAAAATGTTGGAGTTATGCAGTAGACTCTGTTCGTGTGGCCTGTATATAACCTCATACTCTTCCCAGCTGCGTGGTTCCATAACTTCTGCAATCAAGAAAATTCATATGTTAGAACTAAACTGTACCACCACCACTCGAAATAAACTCTGACAGTGATTAATCCAATTATACCCACCAAAGTGCTATCAACCTATCCAAACACTGGTCattgtattccaaacaaaagATACTAAAGACCCAAAATTTTAACAATTTCTCTCATTCTAAGCACACATCAAAGTCTAATATGCATAAATAGGCAAACTGTAAATGCTATCTGCCTACATACAAGCAAATTTGATACAGAAAAAAAGCCAAATCATTTCCCCTCTGTTAAGTTCAAATCCTGTAACAAAAGCAAAATTCGGAAGCCCGATTTGTCAATGATCTCCTCAACTCTCATCTAACAAAGTTGATAATGCAAAGCCTAATACTTCCAACTCCATACATAAAAGCTCAATATATTTTCTCTAATATGCATAAATAGGTAAACTGTAAATGCTATCCGCCTACATGTAACAAAGAGGCAAATTTTGGAAGCACAATTTGTCAATTATCTCTTCAACTCACATCTAACACAGCATAATGCAAATCGTAATACTTCCAAATCCATACACGAATCAACAATTAAGCTTTGCAAAAAGTTCAAATCCTGCAACAAAAGCCAGATTTGGAAACAAGAATTTTCAATGATCTCTTCAGCTCACATCTAACACAACTGATAATGCAAATCCTAATACTTCCAAATCCATacactaataaaaaattaagctttgcaaaaatttcaaaatttggaaGCTCGATTTGTCAGTGATCTCTTCAGCTCATACTTAACACAATTGATAACGCAGAGCCTAATACTTCCAATTCCATACACGAATCAACATCGAGGTTACAAAAAAACTTACAAGATTATCATCAAGCGTTGCAACAAGGACAAACTTGCCATTGGGCGAGAACTTGGCAAACGAGACCGCTGGCACCGTGACATCAATCAGCGTCTTCACCCACGCCCCGGTATCCGCATCCCAAACCTTACAGGAGCCGTCATGGCTCCCGGAAACGATCAAATTACCGTCTCTGTTGAAACTGGCGGAGGTGACGGGCATGGTGTGCGCACGGATGACGTGCACCGCCTTGCCCGTCTTGACGTCCCAAACCCTAACGGTGTCGTCGAAGCCCCCGGAGACGAGGAGATTGGACTGCGTGTTGAAATTGACGCAGAAAACCCTGTCGGTGTGGCCGCGGAGGATCTTGACGCACTCGGCGGTGCGGACGAGCCAGATGCGGAGGGTGCGGTCGTCGGAGGCGGAGCAGATGTAGGTGGAGTCGGAGGACCAGGAGAGGTCGCTGACGCCCTCGGAGTGGCCGATTAGGTGGGAGATTTGGGTTAGGGTTTGGGTGGAGTAGACGATTAGGGTTTGATCCAGGGAGGCGGAGGCGAACAGAGAGCCGTCGTTGGAGAATTTCACGCAGGATACGGCGAGGGTGTGGTTGGAGAGTATTTTACGAAGGCGGTAGGGGCGGATCGCCGCCGGTGGCTGGGTGCTGGACATGGCTGCCGCTGCCGGCGTTGCGCCAATTTTTCTCTTTATAACTAAAAAGCTTTATTCGCCGCCATTGTTATGATGTGTTTttatttaagtatattaatCACAATTATACTCGAAATAATTACACTTTAGCCTCCATAGTTAGAACATCCACAATAGGCCCAGCGGACATCCCAACacacctcctgtcacgtcataGGGATATCCCACATCCCAcagcactgccacgtcataaggacatctcactccacaatagcggacatcccgacggacatcctaaaattcacaaattcacaaattaacaattacggaattaaattttcgacacgaatacgaaGACAAAGTGacgattttattttaaaaaaacatacataattaaataaaaaaatacatatttaaattaaaaaatacataattaaatacattGTTCAACGTGCACCCCACCGCgtccacaactcttcaattatatcattcttgagtcgaatatgggcttctTGTTGGGGCAAGTCGGCAAATGCACTGATCCGATCGGCGTTCCCATGAGGTATCCCCATTCGTATattggcggtggccacgccgtggcttgacCGGcggcatcagcatcatcattagTCCAATCAGTCAGCGTTGGACCTTCatttttcgacaatcatgttgtgcaacataatacatgcgtacatgacgtCAGCGATGCACTCAGGATACCACATCCGTATTGGAaccttcattgccgcccatcgagcttgtagcacaccaaatgcccgctccacatccatGCAGGCCGCCTCCTGTCGGCTCGCAAAGTAGACCTTCTTTTCATCGATTggacatctgatcgtcttcacaaagacgggcaaactagggtatatctcatccgccaaatagtagcacatattgtgctggttgccgttggcgacgaaactgacagCCGGACCAACTcccatgcactgctcgttgaaaaggggcgacgaatTTAGGACTTTGAGGTCGTTGTTCAACTCGGATACTCCAAAATACGCAtaccaaatccatagccggtagtcagctacagcttcgaggatcattgtgggatttttgcctttgaaaccagtagtgtacaaCCATTTCCaagcggcggggcagttcttccactcctaatgcatacaatctatgcttcCCAACATTCTCagaaacccgtgctgattctCGTGCATATCCATCTGagtctggcagtcttcgggggtagccTTCCGAAGATACCTTTCCCTGTATATCTCaataacgccctgacaaaagtACATCAGACACTCGCGGgtagtcgtctcgccgatgtggaggtactcgtcgaacatgtcggttgCGCCTCCGTATGCTAGCTGCCTGATTGCGGTagtgcacttctgtataggCGTGTGACCGGGTCTACCACTCGCATCCTTCCTGAACCTGAAATAATTGTACCGACGCTCTAAAACGTTCACGATACTCATGAATAGCGGCCAGTGCATTCTAAAACGTCGCCGAAAAAAGTtatccccaaaccgcggctcctccGTGAAGTAGTCCTCAAACAACCGGCGATGTGCAGCGACGTGGTCCTGGGGTATAACAGCTCGACGATGGATGATAGGGTGTGGTACCACCGGATGCAGATGCCGCTGCAGGTGCTCTCGTATCCGATAATGTACCTCGTCGGACGTATAAGCCCTCAACCGTGCCGCTATTTGCCGCCTTCTGTCAACAGCATCACCACCATTACCACtcgcaccactaccactaccactagccattttgGATCTATCGATAGAAacgtagagagaaagaagagaaactagtcaatacaagtggtgcgaatgaaatgaagtgcaacgagccgtatatatagaattttaaaaaaatcaaaaattcgGACGTCCGCCCCGACGTCTGTCGTGAcgccgcaatagcggacgtcggGACGGACGTCCGCCGAAACCGACGGACGACCTCTCGTCCATCGCAGACGTCTGCGTCCGTCGTTTTTCATGCAATAGCGGATGTCCGGGACGGACGTCGCGCACGCCGGTTGGACTTCCGTCCCGGCTATTGTGGATGCTAATCTACAGTTTCTTTTCTtctattcaataaaaaaattaaagttaaattttaaacgaaattatatcaaattaaattagctagtagtatattttaaaattcttaaaatttgtctttttttgtcataaaaataaatttgattgcTTGTAATTGTTTAACTAATGTTATTGTTTTATAATAGTCCAATTTTTGTTGGCTAATAACTCGGTTCTTCTAAATCGAAATGACTCATGAAAATTATGGATATTAGTTTTCTAATAATACTCATAACATTGGTTTTAAGTTTTAACCACCAAAAGTAATCTTAAATTTATAGAATGTAGTCACATAACTCAAATTTTTCgatttaatcataaatagatttatatactactatattgtATTGTATACCATTAGAAACGTGTTGTCAAAAAGAGTTTCCTACGAAAATCCAAATCCCGATTCATTCCATAAAATCGATACTGGTCGATGAAATTTAATTATAccaaattttagaaaataaaatttttttctgtattttaaaattttaaaacatgaGTTTGTATAAATCATAAATATTTTACTAGTATTTTGATTACATTCAAAAAGGAATTACGAGAGTTCTCCCAAGATTGGTTCTTACAAGAAACTCtccaaatataaaagaaaataaaaaacaaaactcttttttttgaaaatttaaaaacaatgcaGTACTCCGACAGAGTATATAAAAAATTGCATTTCAGCAATGTTTTAATCATAATTACGATACACAACATCTTTAATAATGTTCAAGACTCCAGTAACAATCCAAAAATATTGTGCCAGTTAAACATTAAACGAGTAGCTAAATTAACATTAAGACAAAACAAAATATTCTGTCATAAGAAAATCGTCACAACTCCAAATCCATGAAAGTGAAATATCATAAAACTTATTTTTTCTTGCCAGCCTTAGCAGCATCTCCGGCTTTAGTCTGCAAAAAAAATTACAGCACAATTAGCACACGAAAAGGTACGGCAATTTAGTTGAAGGGATACAATATCACACCTTCTTGACACCACGGATTTTCTTTGCCCTGTTCTTCCTTTCCTTCATCTGCTTCCTTGACTTCTCAATCTTGGTGTCAAGACCATTCTGCAAACAAAAATTCCACACATAAACGATGTATCCGAATAAGGaaaataactagtgtgaagtTCATGACTGTAGAGGTTATTCAGATAATCTGATGATAACAATGGTGGCCAATTATGGCAGCACAAAAGATTGAACATATAAACTGAACATCTGGCCAAGATTGTAGTCTAATCAGTCAATACTTATTCAGAACATATCATATCATTCATGAACAAAATGCTTGACAAAAGTTTGAACTACACACACAAATAAAGTGAATGAAGTGAGGTTGTTACCCTGATTAGCCTGTACTTAGGCTCGAATTTCTTAGCATTCTCAACAGAATCATAGATCAACCCAAAACCAGTAGATTTGCCACCACCAAAGTGGGTCCTGAACTTGAATACAAAGATGGCATTCGTGTCCTTAACCTCGTACATCCTTGCCAACTTCTCCTTCAACTCGGCCTAAAGCAATTACATATTGAACTAAGTGAATACGAAATTATTTGGGGAAAAGTAAATGAAATTACATTTATACTATCAAAGAAAAACATATCAAATGGCAGAAATACTTAGTTAACAAATCTTATAAATTTGCTCATAAACTACCTAAGCAACTTCAAAGCATTATCGCTATACGTAAAATTTCAATACAGCCCCCTATACATAAACACTAAATTTATTGGGATGAATAACTGTGCCCTAGAATTGAAACATTGCTAAGAACATAGAAATTGACGTACTCCTATAACTTTGATACAGGCAGATCATTTCCCCTAAAAGGTCATATAATCaattgaaaaagaaaagtaaaaaacaGAAGAATACAATAACGTAACATAACAAAACGTATAAATTAAACGAGAACAAACCTTAGAAACATTGGCCCTTCCTGGATGCAATACATCAATGATCTACAACACAATCACAAACAGAAAACAGAGTTTCAAATCAGTGAGCTAAACTGCGACAATCATCATAAAAAAAATCTGGCAATACATACAAATTGCTTCCTGGAGAGGAGACGGTTAGTCATGAACTTCCTGGTCCTGATAGTAACTGCCTTGTCCGCCATTTTGCTGTAACAAAGAGGAAATATTAACCTAATTCACCTCGATTTTTTGATTTCGAACTGAATGGAGAAGACTATCTACGTATTTAACAATGCAATACTAAAAGGAAAATCTGAGCGACAGAGAATTCGAGAGATTACGGTATGGTTGAAGCAGATAGCCGAATGCCGCTGCTGTTGGAAGCTGAGATGCGTGGTTCTCTGCGAGAGCTTTAACCCTAGGGCTTTCTAGTTCATATTTATTGGTTCTGGGCTCAATTGGGCCtaaataaatgtttttttaaatattttataatggGCCTTAGATGTAGCCTAATTATAATGTCGTTGGTCACAAACTTTTTGCATTGGAAACCTCATGGTCAAGCAAGAATGGAAGATTGGTCTAGTCTAGTGTAGTGGAGTGTTATAACttgattttatagtaattttagtttaataaattattgatgAATTATTCAACCTCaataattatactactacatCAGTCCCATTTAAGCGGAGTATTTTTATTCTGATATAAAGTTTTATGTACTATTGGTTAAATCggttttatgtgttaagtgaaaaagaaaaagataataaagtatgagtgtggtatttcatttttagaaatgtgtcattttaagTGGGACTTCGTAAAATAGAAAACGTGTCACTTAAGGGGATTGATTATTTATGCAACAAGTGAATAAACAagttaatataataatatgtgTAACGACTAGACTTCCTAAACAAGTTAACATGTTTTGTCTTTACGTATACGCTCAAGAGAAACTTTCTAGGTGATCACTCATCCCAAAGAATTGCTCTATACTAAACACGTTTAATTTTGGAGTTCTTATGAGATAAACGTTGGGAAAAAAAGATGTGTTTTGTTAGTATGAGTAGCGTCTATCAAATTTGTTAAGTTTTGGTCAAATAGCATATTCTCAAAATCCATCATTTCTAATGTTTTTTTAGGGTCCGTTCGGTACacgaaattggaattgaattggaattagaattctacggaattgaatttaaattcaattccaaatccttttGTTCGGTAAAAATGATAGGATATtgaatttatagaaattatgcACACACTCACATGAGTGTgtaatatgtgtagtgtgtgtgcgacagtgtttgtttgtgtgtgagagagagagactatGTGTGTTAAtgttgtgtgtgtatgtgaCTGCGTGTGTGTTAATGTGTAtgactgtgtgtgtgtgtgtgtgaatgtgtgtgttactctgtgtgtgtgtgtgacagtGTGTGTTACTCTGTGTGTGTTTTAGTGTGTGACAGTGTGTGTTACGGTGTGTGActgtgtgtttttgtgtgtgtgttactgtgtgtgtggtgtgtttatgtagtgtgtgaaactgtttaattttagaattatttgaaatttcattttctacttttgacgtggaattcaaattgtggaattgagaggaattggaattgtaattcaattccaaatctaaATAATTTGCGGTGCCGAACATCGGATTTGGAATTAAaggctccaattccaattctacAGCCACAATTTTGTGGCACCGAACGGAGCCTTAGTTTATTCATGAAACTTTTCATATGTAGGACTTGCTTCTTGTTCGTGTCCTATACACTGACGTTCACTCTCTGGGATCGCCGCCGGTGGCTGGGTGGTGGACATGGCTGCCGGTGAAGCATCGGTGTTGCGCCCCATTTTTCTCTTTATAACTAACAGCTTTATTCACTACCATTGTAATGTTGTGTTTTTATTTAAGTAAATTAATACTACTCCTAACTCACAATTATAATTCAAGGAAAAAACTTTTAGTAATTTACAGTCTAAGATATAGTTGcaaattttttttgataaaaagatTCAGTTGCAAATAATAGCAACAATTACGACCTAAGTTACGACCGAATTATGGTGAAATAATAAATGTGGTACAATTTTTCAACTTTTTAAATTATGGAGGGATTTACATATTCGCCAGTTGATTTtactttggtatttttttatttcgatATTTCTTTATCATGTAAGACAAGCACAAAACATAACCACATGTCCTTTTACTTcgaatttattttcaaaaagttaTAGTTTTAGTAGTTTTATTAGATCCTTTTTTTGGTTAAATATATTccaatttatcaattattaataCACCAGTAAATTCCAATTTATAAGCAAAAGACTGAAACCAGTCAAGTAAAAAATAATAGAGATTGAgataataaatactcctatgaTCGTTTCTGCAGGTTCAAATGAAAAACAAAGCTTGAAACCTGAGCAAACTATCAAGACACCTTACGACAATCTGCAGGTCCTCGTAAACAAGAATGTGAGTGTGTATATGCACGCCTGTGAactataaaaaaatcacaatctaCGCAGCAGCCGCTGAATTGTGCTCGGAGAATGAATATCCGAGTGTTAATGCAATAAGGATCGCACTGAATTTGCATTGCGTGTAGAAGTATCGACAGGAGTCGGGACACCTGATAGCTTGCAATGAAGTATACGAATTAGAATTCCTCATGACCAGAAACATGGTTTCATTAAATTGAAAAAGCAGCAACATCACGTGGATTAATTTATGCAACAGTTTCATCTCGTGACCTGATGAGTTGATGCGGAGATTGTACCAGTTATACAGCCGGTTCCACTGGACCGAGATGTtgacatctctctctctctctctctataaatCATCCACCTCATCTGAACTCTCATCATGGACTGGAAACCCGGCATTAGGGTAGTCCTCGTTGCCACTACTGTGGTCGCTATTATAACTGCTCTCCGATGAGGTAGTGAATGCATATTCCCCAGAGGGTGAGTTGGTATCATTGTTGACATCACTGCTGGTCATTGGCTCTTCCACAAAGCTGAGCTTGAGAAACAGGACTTCATATTTGAGTAAACTACTGGAAAAACATCTACTATACGAAGTTCACATGTAACAAGAACAGAGAAATTCGTTACCTTCCTTCGGCAGGAAAATCTGCAAACACCTTTAAATTGGGCCTTTCTTCCAGTAACTCGTGTAAAGACATGAAACTGCATAATTGTTGCGTCACTGTAGTTCGAAGAGATAAAATTCAAAGTTGCAGCAGCAACATATATCAGCATGTACCTTGGAGTGTAACATCTCTGGTACCAGTCATCATCAGATGCAAGCCCCTCTCGATTGGATACATCCTATCAACAGGCAACGAGAATTAATTACTTGGACACaggaaaaaaatggaaaagattAAGATTTATGACATTGGTGAGATTGGATACTCACAAGGTGCTTAAGAAGCTTGAAACGTCCTGCAAGAATCGCCGAAAGCAACCTGGAAACTTCTGCCTGAATGATACAGctcaaattttgaaaactatataaatatactattgtcatatttactaaaaatactcaattccTTACTTCTCTCAAATGCATACAATCCCGTAAAATCAAAACTTCCAGTAAGCTTCCACCTCCACTGCCACCTAGGTTTCTACAAGCAGAAAGTAAAAAACATGAAGGATGTCATGTGTATGAAGAGGACAAAGGGAAAAAAAAAGGTCCTTCAATATCCAAGGCAACTCCACATACCTAAGAAATTCACCTGTGATGGCATAGGACATTGTAAAGTCAACAAACTTCAAATTACGCAATCCCTGCATGGACAAAGTAGTGGGAGAATACAAACCCTATTCAAAACTAGTGGGAGAAGACAAAAAGGTGAATGAAAGGAAATGGAAGCATACCTTGACAAGAACACGGACTTTAGGGTCATGCAATTTAAACCCTCGAAGTGCTAACGAGGATAAATATGGGCAATTGTTGACTATGTCATTGCATGTTGCTAATTTTAAGCTGTCATCTCTACCTGAAAGGTAAAAATACATGGGCAAAATATCTTTTGACCTGCAAAACGTGGCTGAAGTCTGGACAATTATGCACCTGTTTTCGAAGATTCAAAATATAGACGTCCTATTAGGGGACAGGATCTACTCACAGACTCCAGGGTATGCCGCAGCTCCACATGTCTGCAAAGAAGATGTATACTCATGTCAGAACAACTGTTACCCATATGGGCAAATTAACTTTTGGGTTTCATCCTTAATGCATCATATCTGtataaatatactactccataataTTTCATTCACCAATAGGTATGTCTCTCTGAATATGTGCATCGAGAGTTAACAATAAAATAACACGTAGACACCAACTCAGAATTACAAGCAACTAATAGAAATTGACACTCACAAGCCAACAATTTCTAGATCAAGCAAAGAAGGGCAAGCTGATATAGCAGCTCCCAATGCTGAATTGTCCATTCTTTCTATGTTATAAAGGTGTAACTTTTTCAGAAGAGCCCTGAAAAATTGAAGACAGGAAGATAAGTAAAACAGTAAATGGAAAGACCTTTTTATGAAATACTAGAAATATAAAGCAACAAATGTTACCCTGGAGCACCACCATCACTGATCAATGGTGCCAAGCAAGACCTAGTAAGTACAAATGTCTCCTTTCCCTGTCTCGGCCTTTTATCATTCCATGAAAATTCTGTTGTATCTGATGAATTTCTCATAGAATAAATGAGTGCTTGAGACGAACCTAGTGATGCAACAGGTGGGCTAGGGACAATCCCAAGCTTAAGGGACCTACAAACGGTAAGATGGTCAAAGTTTGTGGTGCAGCATTGTGACATGTACTATTAAACATCTGCAGATACCCCTTTCACATAAATGCAGGTTATGAGGATTTGCAAATATTCAAGCATTTCGCAATGGCCAGCCATTTCTAGATAAAGCATCACAAAAAAAGCTAAAAACAAGCATAGCGCTGATGATTCTCAAATCCGTAGTGTGATTTATTACCAAACTTGAAAGCAGATAGATACCAATTCTTGTACTGGAATACTAAACTAAATGCTTTATTGAATCGATCAGGACACATAATCTCAGCCCACACACTAACTgaagtaaaaaagaaatatcCAGACATTCTAAGATAGAGCAGACACAGAAACAGCTCTCCCAGGAGCTCATCTAAAGAAAAACTAGTGGTCATAACCCTTACCGCAGTACTTTCCCTGCTCGTTGAATCATTGTGGAAACTACTACGTTATTGACCCTTGGAACAGTCGTGGTTAAGTTAATATTGGCATAGCACAATGGATCAGCAGCACATTTATTGAAGAAGTAGCATGTAGCAGCAGCATGACACACACTCTGTGTATCGAGCAACGAGAATACCTGAACAAAGAGTAAATGCGAAAATCATAAATCATAAATCCTCCACTTATTTTAACTACATAATCATTTAAAAAACCCTAAGTGATAGAAACTTCTTATATGATAAACTCTATCTATTCAGTAAGAAAACAGCATCCGCGCAGGAATACCTAAAATTCAGCTCAATTCAGAAAATTGGTCACTAATAACTCAAGAGAACTTGTGCAAtccaaaacaaattatttatacTGATATAATGTTCACGCTCACGCAAACAGTAATGCAACTCAATTGATCAAATAGAAGATCGATCCACCACGATCTCGGTGTAACTAATCGCAGGAAGACCTACAATTCCAGCTCAATGCATAAAATTGGTAACTAAGTACTAACTCAAGTGAACTTGTGCACAGAAAGAATCGGCAACAAATTATTTACATTGCTAGAATGTTGACACTTGCGCAAACAGTAATGCAGCTCAATTGATCAAAAGCTAATAGAAAATCGATCCACCACGATCTCGGCGTAACTAATCGCAATCCAGTAAATTATGAACTACTACATATTACCTAGATCTTCGAGTAAGAAATCACCTTAATAGTGAGATCGGACGGAAGAGCCCAAACGGCGGCGTTGTGCATGGAAGCCAGCCTCCTAGCGGATCGGTTGGCCGCTTCAGTGAGCGCGGAACCGAGACGGAGCGCGCGATCGACGACGTCTTGCTTCTCGGAATCACTGGGGCAGGACTCGACGATGCGACCGACGGCGAGGTCGAGAGCGATCGCGGAGGAATCGCGGAAATGGAGGAGAGACTCCAATAGCGCGTCGAAATGATCGGAATCGGAGGTTGGATTTTCGGTGTGGGTGGGGTAGCAGGGGCGCTTGAGCTTGGGATTGGGAGAGGCGGCGACGGCGTCGTGGCTATCCATGGCGATTTCGAAGGGCGGTGGGGATTCCCGCAAATTTTTAGGAAGCAAATACCCCTAAAAGGTCGATTTTATCAAATGTTAATTTAACAAGCAAAATACAATGGAAGCTTCCTCATTTTAGTTAACTAGGCTAAACAATTtactagtatattatttttaaaacaatagaatattactaaaatagtagtagaaataaataaatggaaCTGCAATTGGTTTAGTGTtgagaaaatgaaaatggatcAGTATTGAGGAGGGCAGCTAAGGCAGATATATTTACTCAGTTGGAAGGCTGTGTTGGCCCaagaaataaaagcccaattataTACATTATACAAACCCAAATTCttcatatttataaattgtaATG
It contains:
- the LOC121767279 gene encoding F-box protein SKIP17-like isoform X1 — its product is MDSHDAVAASPNPKLKRPCYPTHTENPTSDSDHFDALLESLLHFRDSSAIALDLAVGRIVESCPSDSEKQDVVDRALRLGSALTEAANRSARRLASMHNAAVWALPSDLTIKVFSLLDTQSVCHAAATCYFFNKCAADPLCYANINLTTTVPRVNNVVVSTMIQRAGKVLRSLKLGIVPSPPVASLGSSQALIYSMRNSSDTTEFSWNDKRPRQGKETFVLTRSCLAPLISDGGAPGALLKKLHLYNIERMDNSALGAAISACPSLLDLEIVGLHVELRHTLESVSRSCPLIGRLYFESSKTGRDDSLKLATCNDIVNNCPYLSSLALRGFKLHDPKVRVLVKGLRNLKFVDFTMSYAITGEFLRNLGGSGGGSLLEVLILRDCMHLREAEVSRLLSAILAGRFKLLKHLDVSNREGLASDDDWYQRCYTPSFMSLHELLEERPNLKVFADFPAEGSFVEEPMTSSDVNNDTNSPSGEYAFTTSSESSYNSDHSSGNEDYPNAGFPVHDESSDEVDDL
- the LOC121780193 gene encoding uncharacterized protein LOC121780193, with the protein product MASGSGSGASGNGGDAVDRRRQIAARLRAYTSDEVHYRIREHLQRHLHPVVPHPIIHRRAVIPQDHVAAHRRLFEDYFTEEPRFGDNFFRRRFRMHWPLFMSIVNVLERRYNYFRFRKDASGRPGHTPIQKCTTAIRQLAYGGATDMFDEYLHIGETTTRECLMYFCQGVIEIYRERYLRKATPEDCQTQMDMHENQHGFLRMLGSIDCPTLTDWTNDDADAAGQATAWPPPIYEWGYLMGTPIGSVHLPTCPNKKPIFDSRMI
- the LOC121767279 gene encoding F-box protein At4g02733-like isoform X3, which translates into the protein MDSHDAVAASPNPKLKRPCYPTHTENPTSDSDHFDALLESLLHFRDSSAIALDLAVGRIVESCPSDSEKQDVVDRALRLGSALTEAANRSARRLASMHNAAVWALPSDLTIKVFSLLDTQSVCHAAATCYFFNKCAADPLCYANINLTTTVPRVNNVVVSTMIQRAGKVLRSLKLGIVPSPPVASLGSSQALIYSMRNSSDTTEFSWNDKRPRQGKETFVLTRSCLAPLISDGGAPGALLKKLHLYNIERMDNSALGAAISACPSLLDLEIVGLHVELRHTLESVSRSCPLIGRLYFESSKTGRDDSLKLATCNDIVNNCPYLSSLALRGFKLHDPKVRVLVKGLRNLKFVDFTMSYAITGEFLRNLGGSGGGSLLEVLILRDCMHLREKFPGCFRRFLQDVSSFLSTLMYPIERGLHLMMTGTRDVTLQVSCLYTSYWKKGPI
- the LOC121767269 gene encoding 40S ribosomal protein S24-1, whose amino-acid sequence is MADKAVTIRTRKFMTNRLLSRKQFIIDVLHPGRANVSKAELKEKLARMYEVKDTNAIFVFKFRTHFGGGKSTGFGLIYDSVENAKKFEPKYRLIRNGLDTKIEKSRKQMKERKNRAKKIRGVKKTKAGDAAKAGKKK
- the LOC121767261 gene encoding COMPASS-like H3K4 histone methylase component WDR5B: MSSTQPPAAIRPYRLRKILSNHTLAVSCVKFSNDGSLFASASLDQTLIVYSTQTLTQISHLIGHSEGVSDLSWSSDSTYICSASDDRTLRIWLVRTAECVKILRGHTDRVFCVNFNTQSNLLVSGGFDDTVRVWDVKTGKAVHVIRAHTMPVTSASFNRDGNLIVSGSHDGSCKVWDADTGAWVKTLIDVTVPAVSFAKFSPNGKFVLVATLDDNLKLWNHAAGKSMRLYTGHTNRVYCITPTFSVSSDSEKLIVSGSEDKCVYLWNLQGKMLQKLEGHTDTVISVACHPTVNMIISAGLEKDKTVRVWVQQ
- the LOC121767279 gene encoding F-box protein SKIP17-like isoform X2; translation: MDSHDAVAASPNPKLKRPCYPTHTENPTSDSDHFDALLESLLHFRDSSAIALDLAVGRIVESCPSDSEKQDVVDRALRLGSALTEAANRSARRLASMHNAAVWALPSDLTIKVFSLLDTQSVCHAAATCYFFNKCAADPLCYANINLTTTVPRVNNVVVSTMIQRAGKVLRSLKLGIVPSPPVASLGSSQALIYSMRNSSDTTEFSWNDKRPRQGKETFVLTRSCLAPLISDGGAPGALLKKLHLYNIERMDNSALGAAISACPSLLDLEIVGLHVELRHTLESVSRSCPLIGRLYFESSKTGRDDSLKLATCNDIVNNCPYLSSLALRGFKLHDPKVRVLVKGLRNLKFVDFTMSYAITGEFLRNLGGSGGGSLLEVLILRDCMHLREAEVSRLLSAILAGRFKLLKHLDVSNREGLASDDDWYQRCYTPSFMSLHELLEERPNLKVFADFPAEGSSALWKSQ